Genomic segment of Blastopirellula marina:
AGGCACCAACCTAACCATCGGTATGGGCGTTTACGGTGTGGCTGGCTTTCGCAACAACATGCCTGCCGACGCGAGCAATCCTTTGCTGGCCAGCAGCCCCGTGTTTGCGGATACCGAAATGATGCAGATCACTCCAACGGTCTCGTATCGGATTAACGACAACTGGTCGATTGGTGTCTCCCCGACGATCTCCGCCGCGCGAATGCAGTTTGATCCGCTTGGTCCGTCGGCGGTGATTCCGACGTCAACGCCCGGCTCGGGTAATCGTGTTCACTGGGGTGGTGGCGTCCAAGGGGGAATCTATTACGCGAGCCCTTATTGCTGGCGAGCCGGTTTCACCATCAAAAGCCCACAATGGTTCGAGGAGTTTCGCTTCTTTACGCCATCGGGGGTTGTCGGATTTGATCTCGACTATCCAATGATCCTCTCCGGTGGCTTGGCCTACTACGGCTTTGAACGTTGGGTCTTTGCGGCAGATTTCCGATATTTCGATTTCGCCAACACCCAGGGATTCAAAGCGCTGCACTGGGATAGCGTCTTTTCGATGGCGGTCGGTGCCCAGTACCGTATGAACGAACTCTGGACTTTCCGAGGCGGCTACAACTTCAATGAGAATCCAATCTCGCCGAATGCCGCTTTCGCGAATCTTTCGACTCCATTGATTCAGCAGCACAATATTGCAGCTGGTCTTGGTTGTATGCTGACCGACGGGGTGGAATTGAACCTGGCTTACGTTTACCTGGTGAATAACAGCCTGACTGGTCCCCTGCCCTCCCCTCCGTTCTCGCCCGGCGATACCCTCACGCACGAGATTAGTGCGCATTCTTTGGTGCTTGGTTTGC
This window contains:
- a CDS encoding OmpP1/FadL family transporter: MTHRHRPFVFGLAFLALVVFTNASVMGQGMSVTGVGPVNRGMAGAGTAAPLDAIGALHWNPASISYLEKSEVSFGMEGLLADVSLTSDVAGLGTNTTSGEPGVAIVPSVGWVDHLEGTNLTIGMGVYGVAGFRNNMPADASNPLLASSPVFADTEMMQITPTVSYRINDNWSIGVSPTISAARMQFDPLGPSAVIPTSTPGSGNRVHWGGGVQGGIYYASPYCWRAGFTIKSPQWFEEFRFFTPSGVVGFDLDYPMILSGGLAYYGFERWVFAADFRYFDFANTQGFKALHWDSVFSMAVGAQYRMNELWTFRGGYNFNENPISPNAAFANLSTPLIQQHNIAAGLGCMLTDGVELNLAYVYLVNNSLTGPLPSPPFSPGDTLTHEISAHSLVLGLRINY